In the Candidatus Poribacteria bacterium genome, one interval contains:
- a CDS encoding discoidin domain-containing protein: protein MKIMMVLAGFVLMIAYCVIGTSDMAQAEEVLGTGTDSLLGGDLTDPEDDGEPEADKGYNATFSANDEPGFAGGEFAFNVFDNRLGPSNDKWCCGRGGGIPKEGLHVTAEFEEQYALTHFTVSSANDVPPRDPTVWEVQGSNDGKDFTTIYAHDGKSFWEQRLQVVLFEAGEDYDVQKTGYRFFRHVTFDTASNPAGAYFQIGEIEFFGDDSFPVDPRAKLATTWGHIKNVR from the coding sequence ATGAAAATTATGATGGTATTAGCAGGATTTGTGTTGATGATAGCCTATTGTGTTATCGGCACGAGCGACATGGCACAGGCGGAGGAAGTCTTAGGAACAGGAACAGATTCACTGCTGGGAGGAGACCTAACCGACCCAGAAGACGATGGTGAACCTGAAGCCGATAAAGGTTACAACGCCACTTTCTCAGCCAACGATGAACCCGGATTCGCGGGCGGCGAATTTGCGTTTAACGTCTTCGATAACCGCCTTGGCCCCAGCAATGATAAATGGTGCTGCGGACGTGGAGGCGGCATCCCGAAAGAAGGTCTACACGTGACAGCTGAGTTTGAGGAGCAGTACGCATTAACACACTTCACCGTATCTTCAGCGAACGATGTTCCACCGAGGGACCCCACAGTGTGGGAGGTTCAGGGGTCGAACGACGGCAAAGATTTTACGACCATCTATGCTCACGACGGGAAAAGTTTTTGGGAGCAGCGACTGCAAGTCGTCCTTTTTGAGGCAGGGGAAGATTACGACGTTCAAAAAACTGGGTATCGGTTTTTTCGACATGTTACTTTTGACACCGCATCGAACCCGGCTGGGGCGTACTTTCAAATTGGCGAAATTGAGTTCTTCGGCGATGATAGTTTTCCTGTAGACCCCAGAGCCAAACTCGCAACCACATGGGGACACATCAAAAACGTCCGATAA
- a CDS encoding type II toxin-antitoxin system HicA family toxin — MRRRALIKHLREHGCYFIREGGRHSRWGNSVQSIKASTSVPRHNEISESLVAKICKDLKIPRP, encoded by the coding sequence ATGAGACGAAGAGCACTCATTAAACATCTCAGAGAACATGGTTGCTATTTTATTCGGGAAGGTGGCCGACACTCGCGGTGGGGAAATTCCGTACAGAGTATCAAAGCTTCAACTTCCGTGCCGAGACATAACGAGATTTCCGAGTCGCTTGTCGCGAAAATTTGCAAAGATTTAAAAATCCCAAGACCATAA
- a CDS encoding N-6 DNA methylase: MRSNQTDFLDIGERKGYIQLLNEGTRIHYIAPDKKYRFTDPEEQVRAKFYVELIEHFQYFENRIDLEVRVPRRTPSDLADIVVFQDDDKKDPFIVIECKKDGISEAEFEQAIEQAFGNCNSLGGHYAVVVAGNTRRSFDVKNHKPGERTENIIADPPIGYGKVQEWRYLKGVPRAELSVIERGDLIRVLEKCHDTLWQGGKFAPTQAFDELAKILFIKIRDEKKARRNGEPYDFQIKTHETSKSVANRINRLYREAKAQDPEVFKEDIEIDESRLFSVVNHLQRISLNQTNLDVKGVAFERFLGNFFKGEIGQFFTPREVVEFMVDMITPDHEELILDPACGSGGFLLHAMDYIRAQASEFHTEGTPEHYNHWHDFAKDRLFGIEVNDSIARVAKMNMIIHDDGHSNVISNDALVDFNILYNQNRGFEEERFDVILTNPPFGAVIKQAELPYLEKYELGKGNASQKTEILFLERCFDFLKWETGKLAIVLPDGILTNSSLQYVRDYIERHFQILAVVSLPQIAFSHYGAGVKTSILFLRKFSEQEYERYQAAIDQIAKKNEAIYVPKIEELEGERRTLITRGSPAQVDTTETYRRQFMTILDSIDALNQKLDKPPTKKVQTLSAFFFPEEIEPTPTREFELYDLQTARAELKAQTSALNALEKEYKAAFKAAADPQWESQVKAEYKEKIDAVKEEWEYKNAEDIRGWVRENANHPIFMAIAERIGYDATGRKDSVNDLDTICEEYRKFTENPDFFG; the protein is encoded by the coding sequence GTGAGAAGCAATCAAACCGATTTCCTCGACATCGGAGAACGGAAAGGTTACATCCAACTCCTTAACGAAGGAACGAGGATCCATTACATTGCCCCAGACAAAAAATACAGATTCACCGACCCGGAAGAACAGGTCCGCGCAAAATTTTACGTCGAATTAATCGAACATTTTCAATATTTCGAAAACCGGATTGATTTAGAGGTGCGTGTTCCACGCAGAACTCCCTCCGACCTCGCCGACATTGTCGTTTTCCAAGACGATGATAAGAAAGATCCTTTCATCGTAATTGAGTGCAAAAAGGATGGAATTTCTGAGGCTGAATTCGAGCAGGCGATTGAACAGGCTTTCGGTAACTGTAATTCCTTGGGTGGGCATTACGCTGTTGTCGTTGCCGGAAATACACGTAGATCCTTTGATGTCAAAAATCACAAGCCGGGTGAACGCACGGAAAATATCATCGCCGATCCGCCCATAGGATACGGCAAAGTCCAAGAATGGCGATATTTGAAAGGTGTCCCTCGTGCGGAACTCTCTGTCATTGAAAGAGGAGACCTTATCCGCGTCCTTGAGAAATGCCATGATACCCTCTGGCAAGGCGGTAAATTTGCACCTACGCAGGCGTTTGACGAACTCGCCAAAATTCTCTTTATCAAAATCCGGGATGAAAAGAAGGCGAGACGAAACGGTGAACCTTACGATTTTCAAATTAAAACCCATGAAACTTCAAAATCCGTTGCGAACCGAATTAACAGACTTTATCGAGAGGCAAAAGCACAAGACCCAGAGGTGTTTAAAGAAGATATTGAAATTGATGAAAGTCGGCTATTTTCCGTTGTTAATCACTTGCAAAGGATTAGCCTCAACCAGACCAATTTGGATGTGAAAGGTGTTGCGTTTGAACGATTCTTGGGGAATTTCTTCAAAGGCGAAATCGGACAGTTCTTCACACCTCGCGAAGTCGTTGAGTTTATGGTTGATATGATCACGCCCGACCATGAGGAACTCATCCTTGATCCTGCGTGCGGTTCGGGCGGTTTTTTGTTACACGCCATGGATTACATCCGGGCACAGGCATCTGAATTTCACACCGAAGGGACCCCTGAACACTATAACCACTGGCACGATTTTGCGAAGGATCGGCTCTTCGGCATTGAGGTCAACGACTCCATTGCCCGCGTCGCGAAAATGAACATGATTATTCACGATGATGGGCATAGCAACGTCATCAGCAACGATGCACTCGTCGATTTCAATATCCTCTACAACCAAAACAGAGGCTTTGAAGAAGAGAGATTTGATGTAATCCTTACGAATCCACCCTTTGGTGCTGTCATCAAACAGGCAGAATTGCCCTATCTTGAAAAGTACGAACTCGGTAAGGGAAATGCTTCTCAAAAAACAGAGATTCTGTTTCTTGAACGCTGTTTCGATTTCCTCAAGTGGGAAACCGGAAAACTCGCGATTGTTCTACCTGATGGTATCTTGACCAACTCCTCATTGCAATACGTCCGAGATTACATTGAACGACACTTTCAGATCCTCGCTGTTGTTTCACTCCCACAGATCGCTTTCTCGCATTACGGCGCCGGCGTTAAAACGTCCATTCTGTTCCTCCGAAAGTTTTCGGAACAGGAATATGAACGTTATCAAGCCGCCATTGATCAAATTGCTAAAAAGAACGAAGCGATCTATGTCCCTAAGATTGAGGAACTTGAAGGTGAACGCCGGACGCTTATCACAAGAGGCTCTCCAGCACAGGTTGATACAACAGAGACATATAGACGGCAATTCATGACGATTTTGGACAGCATTGATGCCTTAAATCAGAAACTTGACAAACCTCCAACGAAAAAGGTTCAAACCCTCAGTGCCTTTTTCTTCCCAGAAGAAATTGAGCCCACGCCTACCAGAGAATTTGAATTGTATGACTTGCAAACCGCACGCGCGGAACTTAAGGCACAGACAAGCGCGCTGAATGCGCTGGAGAAGGAATACAAAGCCGCGTTTAAAGCGGCAGCTGATCCACAGTGGGAAAGCCAAGTCAAGGCAGAATATAAGGAAAAGATTGACGCTGTTAAAGAGGAATGGGAATATAAGAACGCCGAAGACATTCGAGGTTGGGTTCGGGAGAACGCCAACCATCCAATCTTCATGGCAATCGCCGAGCGTATCGGTTATGACGCAACGGGACGCAAAGATTCGGTTAACGACCTCGATACCATCTGTGAGGAGTACCGAAAATTCACTGAGAACCCGGATTTTTTCGGGTAA
- a CDS encoding transposase, with amino-acid sequence MGQWTATTKPCSDCGFHNETLTLSDRQWTCPECGSHHDRDINAAINDMPVEYYRETPAGGATVRRWTL; translated from the coding sequence GTGGGTCAATGGACTGCTACGACAAAACCGTGTAGCGATTGTGGTTTTCACAACGAAACCCTAACTCTCTCTGATAGGCAGTGGACATGCCCTGAATGTGGTTCACACCACGATAGAGACATCAACGCTGCGATAAACGATATGCCTGTAGAATACTACAGGGAAACGCCCGCGGGTGGAGCGACAGTCAGACGGTGGACTCTTTGA
- a CDS encoding type II toxin-antitoxin system HicB family antitoxin, producing the protein MQQNYTAVIQYSDGWWIGWVQEISGVNCQERTRNELLVALEITLRETIAYNREEALRSAESQHEEVIIQI; encoded by the coding sequence ATGCAACAGAATTACACAGCTGTCATCCAATACAGCGACGGTTGGTGGATCGGGTGGGTGCAAGAAATCTCCGGTGTCAATTGTCAAGAACGGACCAGAAATGAACTGCTGGTTGCTTTAGAAATTACACTGCGCGAAACGATAGCTTACAATCGGGAAGAAGCTCTCCGATCCGCAGAAAGCCAACATGAGGAAGTAATCATTCAAATTTAG
- the miaA gene encoding tRNA (adenosine(37)-N6)-dimethylallyltransferase MiaA: protein MKSKLVCLLGPTAVGKTEIAIQLAQRLNAEIVSVDSRQIYRQMDIGTAKPTPEEQQTAQHHLIDCVDISQRFSVADYQSLADIAIADIQNRGKRMLLVGGAGLYFRAIVDGLFEGPGAHPTLRKRLEAEAAQHGVDHLHNRLRACDPESAERIHPNNVVRVIRALEVYELTGTPMSELQQQWHPKKQRYPFIAFGLTMPRALLYRRIEQRVDVMLANGLIAEVESLLAMGYARDSVALQSFGYRELIAYLDGDCTYLEAISQLKRNTRRFAKRQLTWFRKDTRIDWLDRESTSDIVGAILGKIKSV from the coding sequence ATGAAGTCAAAACTCGTCTGCCTTCTCGGTCCCACAGCAGTTGGCAAAACAGAAATAGCGATCCAACTCGCACAACGTCTCAATGCCGAGATTGTCTCTGTCGATTCTCGCCAAATCTATCGACAGATGGATATCGGCACCGCCAAACCCACCCCTGAGGAACAGCAGACAGCACAGCATCACCTCATAGACTGCGTCGACATTTCCCAACGCTTCTCCGTTGCCGACTATCAATCCCTCGCAGACATAGCAATTGCCGACATCCAAAACAGGGGCAAGCGGATGTTGCTGGTTGGCGGTGCGGGACTCTATTTCCGAGCGATTGTTGACGGTTTGTTTGAGGGACCGGGAGCGCACCCTACACTCCGAAAGCGACTTGAAGCGGAAGCGGCACAACACGGGGTTGATCACCTCCACAACCGGCTTCGAGCCTGTGATCCAGAATCTGCTGAACGCATCCATCCGAACAACGTCGTCCGTGTCATTCGTGCTTTAGAGGTCTATGAATTGACAGGCACTCCGATGTCCGAACTCCAACAGCAGTGGCATCCCAAAAAACAGCGATATCCGTTCATCGCCTTCGGACTCACGATGCCGCGTGCGCTGCTATACCGTCGTATCGAACAGCGCGTAGACGTGATGCTTGCCAATGGATTGATAGCAGAGGTTGAATCGTTGTTAGCGATGGGATATGCACGGGACTCAGTCGCGCTCCAAAGTTTCGGCTATCGAGAGTTAATCGCGTATCTCGACGGAGACTGCACATATCTGGAAGCGATCTCACAACTGAAACGGAACACCCGTCGGTTCGCCAAACGACAGTTGACATGGTTCCGCAAAGATACACGCATTGACTGGCTGGATCGGGAATCAACATCGGATATTGTTGGCGCTATTTTAGGGAAGATTAAGAGTGTTTAA